In the Brassica napus cultivar Da-Ae chromosome A7, Da-Ae, whole genome shotgun sequence genome, one interval contains:
- the LOC106357607 gene encoding serine/threonine-protein kinase tricornered, giving the protein MESFSETDHEEVAAKMTSEVGEGFEDEGLVSNSTLEKVAAAKKYIEDHYNKRMRHIQQRKERRLVLEQKIASLDVSEKEQLELLEDLQRKETEYTRLMRNRLCVDDFDLLSIIGRGAFGEVRLCREKKTGNIYAMKKLKKSEMLSRGQVEHVRSERNLLAEVASDCIVKLYYSFQDPEYLYLIMEYLSGGDVMTLLMREETLTETVARFYIAQSILAIESIHKHNYVHRDIKPDNLLLDKHGHMKLSDFGLCKPLDCRNISAMNVNEPLNDENTNESIDDDENCSIGRRGRRWKSPLEQLQHWQINRRKLAYSTVGTPDYIAPEVLLKKGYGVECDWWSLGAIMYEMLVGYPPFYSDDPVTTCRKIVSWRTQLVFPDDARLTPEARDLICSLLCDSDHRLGSHGAGAEQIKAHPWFKDVEWEKLYEMDAAFKPVVNGELDTQNFMKFDEVDCPKPTRTGSGPSWKVSITPQNINFVGYTYRNFDAVRSSHHSLDIKGSLSPPRSSTDSTRSDSAIDYALLSTVDASQQ; this is encoded by the exons ATGGAGAGTTTCAGTGAAACGGATCACGAGGAGGTGGCGGCGAAGATGACGTCGGAGGTTGGGGAGGGTTTTGAGGATGAAGGGTTGGTTTCGAACTCGACATTGGAGAAAGTTGCTGCAGCGAAGAAGTATATCGAGGACCATTACAACAAACGCATGAGACACATCCAGCAACGTAAAGAAAG GCGTTTGGTGCTAGAACAAAAGATAGCATCTTTAGATGTATCAGAGAAAGAACAACTCGAGTTGCTTGAGGATTTGCAGAGGAAAGAGACTGAGTATACTAGGTTGATGAGGAACAGGCTCTGCGTTGATGATTTTGATCTTCTCAGTATTATTGGTAGAGGAGCTTTCGGCGAG GTAAGGCTATGCCGTGAGAAAAAGACTGGCAACATTTACGCcatgaagaagctgaagaagtcTGAAATGCTTAGTAGGGGGCAA GTTGAGCATGTTAGATCTGAGAGGAACTTGCTAGCAGAAGTTGCTAGTGACTGTATTGTGAAGCTTTACTATTCGTTCCAAGATCCAGAATACTTGTACCTTATCATGGAGTATTTGTCCGGTGGTGATGTGATGACTTTGCTTATGAGGGAAGAGACTTTGACTGAGACCGTCGCTCGGTTTTACATTGCACAAAGTATTTTGGCTATTGAGTCTATACATAAGCATAATTATGTTCACAG GGATATAAAACCAGACAATCTTCTGTTGGACAAGCATGGTCATATGAAGCTGTCAGATTTTGGTCTTTGTAAGCCTCTCGATTGTAGAAACATTTCGGCCATGAACGTAAATGAGCCTTTGAATGATGAGAATACAAATGAATCAATCGATGATGATGAGAACTGCTCAATAGGACGCCGTGGAAGGCGTTGGAAGAGCCCATTGGAACAGCTGCAGCATTGGCAGATAAACAGAAGAAAACTG GCATATTCAACTGTTGGTACCCCTGATTATATTGCGCCTGAAGTGTTGCTGAAGAAGGGATATGGTGTAGAGTGTGACTG GTGGTCTTTGGGAGCCATTATGTATGAGATGCTCGTTGGTTATCCCCCATTTTACTCAGATGACCCCGTGACAACATGTAGAAAG ATCGTGAGCTGGAGAACTCAACTTGTATTCCCAGATGATGCAAGGTTGACACCTGAGGCACGAGATCTCATTTGCAGCTTGCTTTGCGATTCTGATCATAGGCTTGGTTCTCATGGAGCCGGAGCTGAGCAAATCAaa GCTCATCCTTGGTTCAAAGATGTGGAATGGGAAAAGCTATATGAGATGGATGCAGCTTTCAAGCCAGTAGTCAATGGAGAGCTTGATACCCAGAATTTCATGAAATTCGATGAG GTGGATTGTCCAAAACCAACAAGAACAGGATCTGGACCTTCATGGAAG GTGAGCATAACCCCTCAAAATATCAATTTTGTGGGATATACATACAGAAACTTTGACGCTGTCCGTAGCTCTCACCATTCTTTAG ATATTAAAGGAAGCCTTTCGCCACCACGCTCATCAACTGACTCCACCCGAA GTGACTCTGCCATTGATTACGCACTACTCTCTACCGTTGATGCTTCACAACAATGA